In a single window of the Streptomyces sp. NBC_00353 genome:
- a CDS encoding response regulator transcription factor, giving the protein MPDDVSRASGQNWAAQNHASQHTSSHVTPLNSELSSSGFPVPQQSAASEAMPPPFPAAPPAPVTGPLRVVVADDNPVVRAGLGVLLSGREDIEVVAEAADGRQAYDMAVQHRPDVVLLDVRMPGVDGISALPHLVQVAPVMMLTYSRESEIVHEALRLGAGGYLVHGEFTADQLVQAVRDTKSGRAHFTATAANALLAHMRQGPGPQGGQLPEGLGTALTTGVAHQGPGYDGQGAGYVQQHGAPAHLAVPEMPSPATRPALPAQGLSQMQPVVAQSSTTGGSVVAPNRQQYGLSSREVEVMELIASGMSNQQIAATCFISEKTVKNHINRIFTKLHSGSRSEAIARWLGTAPARGSGGHG; this is encoded by the coding sequence ATGCCGGACGACGTCTCCCGCGCGTCGGGCCAGAACTGGGCCGCACAGAACCACGCCTCCCAGCACACGTCCTCGCACGTCACCCCGCTCAACTCGGAGCTCAGCTCCTCCGGGTTCCCCGTCCCCCAGCAGTCCGCGGCATCCGAGGCCATGCCTCCCCCCTTCCCCGCCGCCCCTCCGGCGCCGGTGACCGGCCCGCTGAGGGTCGTCGTCGCCGACGACAATCCGGTGGTCCGGGCCGGCCTGGGCGTGCTGCTCTCCGGCCGTGAGGACATCGAAGTCGTGGCGGAGGCCGCGGACGGCCGCCAGGCATACGACATGGCCGTTCAGCACCGCCCGGACGTCGTCCTGCTCGATGTCCGCATGCCGGGGGTCGACGGCATCTCCGCGCTGCCGCACCTCGTGCAGGTCGCCCCGGTCATGATGCTGACGTACAGCCGCGAGAGCGAGATCGTCCACGAGGCACTGCGGCTGGGCGCGGGCGGCTATCTGGTGCACGGGGAATTCACGGCGGACCAACTCGTGCAGGCCGTGAGGGACACCAAGAGCGGCCGGGCCCACTTCACCGCCACCGCGGCGAACGCGCTCCTGGCCCATATGCGGCAGGGCCCCGGGCCACAGGGCGGACAGCTGCCCGAGGGGCTGGGGACCGCGCTGACCACGGGCGTTGCCCACCAGGGCCCCGGCTACGACGGGCAGGGCGCCGGGTATGTGCAGCAACACGGTGCGCCTGCACATCTGGCGGTCCCCGAAATGCCGTCACCTGCGACGCGACCGGCCCTTCCCGCGCAGGGTCTTTCGCAAATGCAACCAGTTGTGGCACAGTCGTCAACAACCGGGGGGTCGGTCGTGGCTCCCAACAGGCAGCAGTACGGGCTGAGTTCGCGGGAGGTGGAGGTCATGGAGCTGATCGCGTCCGGCATGAGCAATCAGCAGATCGCCGCCACCTGCTTCATCAGCGAGAAGACCGTCAAGAACCACATCAACCGCATCTTCACCAAGCTGCACAGCGGAAGCCGCAGCGAGGCGATCGCCCGCTGGCTCGGCACGGCGCCGGCGCGGGGGAGTGGTGGACATGGCTGA
- a CDS encoding Flp family type IVb pilin produces MPQPLMVARWLVYVLFGATVLGGIGLFLTAASLDAVNGTLLGLLAYAAAPGAVGWVLARRVWTGGVRVWWGLIAVQAWLILGGLSNIRDGSVQGFTQLFLPVVILGFLCQEESRKWFRLAERERAERPPFSLPHMIKWRRDRGQTAMEYVGLIAVVAAIILALALSGVGGQITNGLQSAICSLTGSSCPATGDGGETVEAGSDTEDRPGPTTDGGTVTGGTTGGGTGGDTDDGTSDSPGGGNGGGTGDGTDNGASGGGEDTGSTSEAGDPTDPYEPIATDEEGTADDEGEEGEKKEECSGFFGCTLDQLGQVGEGLFVDGIWGDVTDLWNTVVHPIDTVSGIVDYGKSLGDKWSTDSKDAGDKWADGDYFDALTDWGGASVNTGVKVLDDMFVGEEVRETWNRGEETQAVTTVIWNVGSLFIPGYDVAKVAGKSSKLGKLGKLAQAIADVADKAKDAAGRARKAAGLGDAKGARKAADEAQEHADDAAEKAEEHGSCTIALGAARLVPYEGAGTGREPSGVPGSGTGILAAGHAESPLIVLAAGKKKCEGEEADNARDAQKEADEADRAADGAELSTAADRAKQTIRDASDKQKTPKSERYSLNEGAIDKLAARAKDNPDLSRGEFGKDELASALDDLTDMLNDKRIDTQSRGSLGGTVLKATDRHQLAEAMAEVRAAKRAADLDAAEGTKVYASVGAQKGRKAVDFGDGKPVDVSTIDDVDVAYKGKDGKVHVVEVKNTANATTQASLPAQAKRLADWAKESGVTPPRAARYQIETPKDWDKIFNGFQKDKKTGTTPPGTPAQTIADNGLGVRIAGQDVTPKQLKDMDAAWNSKTDAEKQAARDSGKMKDPKSAMEYLGVS; encoded by the coding sequence ATGCCGCAACCGCTCATGGTGGCCCGCTGGCTGGTGTACGTATTGTTCGGGGCGACCGTGCTGGGCGGTATCGGCCTGTTCCTCACCGCCGCCTCCCTTGACGCGGTGAACGGCACGCTGCTGGGGCTGCTTGCGTACGCGGCCGCGCCGGGGGCTGTCGGTTGGGTGCTGGCGCGGCGCGTCTGGACCGGTGGGGTCCGGGTGTGGTGGGGCCTGATCGCCGTACAGGCGTGGCTGATCCTCGGTGGCCTGTCCAATATCCGTGACGGTTCGGTTCAGGGTTTCACTCAGCTCTTTCTGCCTGTCGTGATTCTCGGGTTCCTGTGTCAGGAGGAGAGCCGGAAGTGGTTCCGGCTCGCGGAGCGCGAGCGGGCGGAGCGACCCCCCTTCTCGCTGCCCCACATGATCAAGTGGCGGCGGGACCGCGGGCAGACGGCGATGGAATATGTCGGTCTGATCGCTGTGGTCGCGGCGATCATTCTCGCGCTGGCGTTGAGTGGAGTCGGCGGACAGATAACCAACGGCCTCCAGTCGGCGATCTGTTCACTGACGGGGAGCTCGTGCCCGGCCACCGGGGACGGTGGGGAGACGGTTGAGGCGGGCAGCGATACGGAGGATCGGCCCGGCCCGACGACGGATGGCGGCACCGTCACCGGCGGTACGACCGGTGGCGGCACCGGGGGTGACACGGACGACGGCACCAGCGACAGTCCTGGTGGCGGTAACGGTGGCGGTACCGGTGATGGCACCGACAATGGCGCGTCCGGCGGCGGAGAGGACACCGGCTCCACAAGCGAGGCCGGCGATCCTACTGACCCCTATGAGCCGATCGCCACTGATGAGGAGGGGACAGCCGACGACGAGGGCGAGGAAGGGGAGAAGAAGGAGGAATGTTCCGGCTTCTTCGGATGCACCCTCGATCAGCTCGGGCAGGTCGGCGAAGGCCTGTTCGTCGACGGTATCTGGGGCGATGTCACCGACCTGTGGAACACCGTCGTCCACCCCATCGACACCGTCTCCGGCATCGTTGACTACGGGAAATCGCTCGGCGACAAGTGGAGCACGGATTCCAAGGACGCCGGTGACAAGTGGGCCGATGGTGACTACTTCGACGCGCTGACCGACTGGGGCGGCGCCTCGGTCAACACGGGCGTCAAGGTCCTGGACGACATGTTCGTCGGCGAGGAGGTCCGCGAAACCTGGAACCGGGGCGAGGAGACCCAGGCCGTCACCACCGTCATCTGGAATGTCGGTTCGCTCTTCATCCCCGGCTACGACGTGGCCAAGGTCGCCGGAAAGTCCAGCAAACTCGGCAAGCTGGGCAAGCTCGCCCAAGCCATCGCCGATGTAGCCGACAAGGCCAAGGACGCCGCGGGCCGGGCCCGTAAGGCGGCCGGGCTCGGCGACGCCAAGGGGGCCCGTAAGGCGGCCGACGAAGCGCAGGAGCACGCCGACGACGCGGCCGAGAAGGCCGAGGAGCACGGCAGTTGCACCATCGCGCTGGGTGCCGCCAGGCTCGTGCCGTACGAGGGCGCAGGCACCGGCCGTGAGCCCAGCGGCGTGCCCGGCTCCGGCACGGGAATCCTGGCCGCAGGACACGCCGAGTCCCCCCTGATCGTTCTCGCGGCGGGCAAAAAGAAGTGCGAGGGCGAGGAGGCGGACAACGCTCGGGACGCCCAGAAGGAAGCTGACGAAGCCGACCGGGCCGCTGACGGTGCCGAACTCTCCACCGCGGCCGACCGGGCCAAGCAGACCATCCGGGACGCCAGTGACAAGCAGAAGACGCCCAAGTCCGAGCGCTACAGTCTCAACGAGGGCGCGATCGACAAGCTGGCCGCGAGGGCCAAGGACAACCCCGACCTGAGCCGAGGTGAATTCGGCAAGGACGAGCTGGCGTCCGCGCTGGACGATCTCACCGACATGCTCAACGACAAGCGCATCGACACCCAGAGCCGCGGCTCCCTGGGAGGGACCGTCCTCAAGGCCACCGACCGCCACCAGTTGGCCGAAGCCATGGCGGAGGTCCGCGCAGCAAAGCGCGCCGCCGACCTGGACGCCGCCGAGGGCACCAAGGTGTACGCGAGTGTCGGCGCGCAGAAGGGCCGCAAGGCGGTGGACTTCGGCGACGGCAAGCCGGTCGATGTCAGCACCATCGATGACGTCGACGTCGCCTACAAGGGCAAGGACGGCAAGGTCCACGTCGTGGAGGTCAAGAACACAGCCAATGCGACCACTCAGGCGTCCCTCCCTGCTCAGGCCAAGCGGCTGGCCGACTGGGCCAAGGAGAGCGGAGTGACACCGCCGCGAGCGGCCCGCTACCAGATCGAGACCCCCAAGGACTGGGACAAGATCTTCAACGGTTTCCAGAAGGACAAGAAGACCGGTACGACCCCACCAGGCACCCCGGCGCAGACCATCGCTGACAACGGCCTCGGTGTCCGGATCGCCGGTCAGGACGTCACCCCCAAGCAGCTGAAGGACATGGACGCCGCGTGGAACTCCAAGACCGACGCGGAGAAGCAGGCCGCTCGTGACTCCGGCAAGATGAAGGATCCCAAGAGCGCGATGGAATACCTGGGAGTCTCGTGA
- a CDS encoding pilus assembly protein TadG-related protein: MGTRKRGDAGQAFPIYVVMVAGLLFLACAFFAVGKASATRNGAQGAADAAVLAAAQDARDTLGPPFVASLMTPGGLHEFLQDYMFNPVAPCMQAERFAASNRADTTACYPTYGYLQDKMHVSIRTRYTVGDTVIPGTETKQATADATAVIEFRCTYKFKGDPGEPVAFKCDGRDGFSIDPTDFDQKAWAALSKMIFAVHLVDD, translated from the coding sequence ATGGGTACGCGCAAACGCGGCGATGCAGGGCAGGCCTTCCCCATCTATGTAGTGATGGTGGCGGGCCTGCTCTTCCTCGCGTGCGCGTTCTTTGCTGTCGGTAAGGCATCGGCAACTCGAAACGGAGCTCAGGGAGCGGCGGACGCCGCCGTGCTCGCTGCGGCTCAGGACGCTCGTGACACCTTGGGGCCTCCGTTCGTCGCCTCACTCATGACACCGGGCGGGCTCCACGAGTTCCTGCAGGACTACATGTTCAACCCGGTGGCTCCCTGCATGCAGGCCGAGCGGTTCGCCGCCTCTAACCGGGCTGACACCACAGCTTGTTACCCGACGTACGGCTACCTGCAGGACAAGATGCATGTCAGCATCCGGACCCGCTACACGGTTGGCGACACGGTGATCCCCGGTACGGAGACCAAGCAGGCCACCGCGGATGCGACTGCAGTCATCGAGTTCCGATGCACCTACAAGTTCAAGGGCGACCCGGGTGAACCGGTGGCCTTCAAGTGCGATGGCCGGGATGGCTTCTCGATCGACCCCACTGACTTCGATCAGAAGGCATGGGCCGCTCTGAGCAAGATGATCTTCGCCGTCCACTTGGTCGACGACTGA
- a CDS encoding helix-turn-helix transcriptional regulator: MLDVLGLEPDDERVYRALLGRPDSTAMLLSDLLVIAQADVDKALSRLVGWGLVIRSADEQFTAAPPAMALGALISQRRDGLRTAEQALVTFAEEHRAAMTGSSINDLIEVVTGVDAIRHRFLQVQQAARTEVRSFITAPFLAVPPDENTAEPAAIGRGVRFRAVLDRAVLAEPGIITDAIDSLRNGVQLRVADQLPMKLVLADADLGLVPLAVTAAGEPGAVLLHRSGLLDALDALFETVWRTAHPLELSDTGKEAGTTVELGAEGPTDLDRKILALLLAGLTDPTAATQLGLSPRTLHRRLRHLMDIAGVRTRMQLGGYAVRHGWVDPR, encoded by the coding sequence ATGCTGGATGTTCTGGGTCTCGAACCCGATGACGAGCGCGTCTACCGGGCGCTGCTCGGACGGCCCGACTCCACCGCGATGCTGCTGTCGGATCTGCTCGTCATAGCGCAGGCCGACGTCGACAAGGCCCTGTCCCGCCTGGTCGGGTGGGGACTGGTGATCAGGTCGGCGGATGAACAGTTCACCGCCGCGCCGCCGGCCATGGCGCTCGGCGCTCTCATCAGCCAGCGCCGGGACGGGCTGCGGACGGCTGAGCAGGCACTGGTGACCTTCGCCGAGGAACACCGGGCGGCGATGACCGGGAGCAGCATCAACGATCTGATCGAGGTCGTCACGGGCGTCGACGCCATCCGTCATCGCTTCCTGCAGGTGCAGCAGGCAGCCCGCACGGAGGTCCGCAGCTTCATCACCGCACCGTTCCTCGCCGTGCCGCCCGACGAGAACACGGCCGAACCCGCGGCCATCGGGCGCGGCGTGCGCTTCCGGGCGGTCCTGGACCGGGCCGTGCTGGCAGAGCCGGGCATCATCACCGATGCGATCGATTCACTGCGCAACGGCGTGCAACTGCGTGTCGCCGACCAGCTGCCGATGAAACTCGTGCTGGCCGACGCCGACCTCGGCCTTGTCCCGCTCGCGGTCACAGCGGCCGGAGAGCCCGGCGCCGTGCTGCTGCACCGCAGCGGCCTGTTGGATGCGCTGGACGCACTGTTCGAGACGGTATGGCGCACCGCCCACCCGCTCGAGCTGTCGGACACCGGCAAAGAAGCCGGAACCACCGTCGAGCTCGGTGCGGAAGGACCGACCGACCTCGACCGAAAGATCCTCGCGCTGCTGCTGGCCGGCCTGACCGACCCGACGGCCGCGACACAGCTCGGTCTTTCACCGCGCACGCTGCACCGGCGCCTGCGCCATCTCATGGACATAGCCGGAGTTCGGACCCGGATGCAGCTCGGCGGTTACGCCGTCCGACACGGCTGGGTGGATCCACGCTGA
- a CDS encoding sensor histidine kinase, whose product MSFQLGSSQLGLTAEVRQAMADPGARPAFAIQLNALQAMCRQVFGFRLAMIAIATPFAIDHTASGAATWLIGSAVLVTFMGSYVLFRDWERFGPVLLRHPWLLGIDALFGALLLITATPESTLAYVTVCTPLLAGLVYGWRGAAVFAALQTLIVFGVYGTDSRLQAGDATALLLPGFCVIAGAVGVTLRNLLLRFGTASQALTETRARLAVNEAVEGERTRLAREMHDSVAKTLHGLALAADGLASSSDRMDPLTVKHQAELVARSARRAAAESRELLSDLRRDSGLDGGVDVVSELRARADDFTRRRGLTATFRMLNEAPVPLVPQVVARQLLTVASEAMENAHRHAHPTYLIVLAGVKGDVLRVSVYDDGRGLPPGTTLDDLKRAGHFGLVGMVERAASIGARIRIGKGKAAKGTEVRLELPVAALAAGPHAPQMN is encoded by the coding sequence ATGTCGTTCCAGCTCGGCAGTTCACAACTCGGACTGACCGCCGAGGTGCGTCAGGCGATGGCCGACCCCGGGGCGCGCCCGGCGTTCGCGATCCAGCTCAACGCGCTCCAGGCCATGTGCCGCCAGGTCTTCGGCTTCCGGCTTGCGATGATCGCCATAGCCACTCCGTTCGCGATCGATCACACGGCGTCGGGCGCGGCCACCTGGCTGATCGGCTCGGCCGTCCTCGTCACCTTCATGGGCTCGTACGTCCTCTTCCGGGACTGGGAACGCTTCGGGCCCGTTCTCCTGCGCCACCCCTGGCTGCTGGGCATCGACGCACTGTTCGGAGCCCTGCTGCTGATCACCGCGACGCCCGAGTCCACGCTCGCCTATGTCACCGTGTGCACCCCGCTGCTGGCGGGACTCGTCTACGGCTGGCGGGGCGCGGCGGTCTTCGCGGCGCTCCAGACACTGATCGTCTTCGGCGTGTACGGGACCGACTCGAGGCTGCAGGCCGGCGACGCCACCGCGCTGCTCCTGCCCGGCTTCTGCGTGATCGCGGGCGCCGTCGGAGTCACCCTTCGCAATCTCCTTCTCCGGTTCGGCACAGCCAGCCAGGCCCTCACCGAGACCAGGGCCCGGCTGGCCGTGAACGAGGCCGTGGAGGGCGAGCGCACCCGGCTCGCCCGCGAGATGCACGATTCGGTGGCCAAGACCCTGCACGGCCTGGCGCTGGCCGCCGACGGCCTGGCCAGCTCCTCCGACCGGATGGACCCGCTCACCGTCAAGCACCAGGCCGAACTGGTCGCACGCTCCGCCCGCCGGGCAGCGGCGGAGTCGCGGGAACTGCTCTCCGACCTGCGCCGCGACTCCGGACTCGACGGAGGTGTGGACGTCGTCTCCGAACTCCGCGCCAGAGCCGACGACTTCACCCGTCGCCGTGGGCTCACGGCCACCTTCCGGATGCTCAACGAGGCCCCGGTCCCGCTCGTGCCGCAGGTGGTCGCCCGCCAGCTGCTCACCGTCGCCTCCGAAGCGATGGAGAACGCCCATCGCCACGCCCACCCGACCTATCTCATCGTGCTGGCCGGTGTGAAGGGCGATGTCCTGCGCGTCAGCGTGTACGACGACGGGCGCGGGCTGCCCCCGGGCACGACGCTCGACGACCTCAAGCGCGCCGGCCACTTCGGCCTCGTCGGCATGGTCGAACGTGCCGCGTCCATCGGAGCCCGTATCCGCATCGGCAAAGGCAAGGCGGCCAAGGGTACGGAAGTACGTCTGGAACTTCCGGTGGCCGCTCTCGCAGCCGGCCCCCACGCACCACAGATGAACTGA
- a CDS encoding hydrolase, with amino-acid sequence MLGSSRSHRRVAGVLALLGALVAGAAVQAAPAPAAPAPGGSAPATAAAATPHRVLFDNSKAETAGNADWIIGTSQPDPLGQDATPSAETDWTGAISSWGVALQKTGAYSLKTLPSGNSITYGTASALDLQNFDTFVLPEPNVLLSSAEKAAVMNFVKNGGGLFLVSDHTGADRNNDGYDAVEVINDLMTNNSVDSTDPFGFSVDSLSISTDDPKAINDSSNAVLHGSFGTVGGSIIRSGTTATLKPADNPAVKGLVYRTGYSGNTGAFFATSSFGSGRVAFWGDSSPIDDGTGQSGNTLYDGWNDPAGTDAALALNATEWLSGATGGGGGTTCTPAQLLGNPGFESGSSAWSATSGVITDDSGEAARTGSYKAWLSGYGTTHTDTLSQPVTIPAGCAATLSFYLHIDTAETTTTTSYDTLKAQVVNSSGTVLSTLATYSNLNAAGGYTQRSFSLGAYAGQTVTVKFTGTEGSTLQTSFVIDDTTLNVS; translated from the coding sequence ATGCTCGGATCCAGTAGGTCCCACCGCCGCGTCGCCGGAGTCCTGGCTCTCCTCGGTGCCCTCGTCGCGGGCGCCGCCGTCCAGGCGGCCCCCGCCCCCGCGGCGCCCGCACCGGGCGGCAGCGCACCGGCGACTGCCGCGGCCGCCACTCCCCACCGTGTCCTCTTCGACAACTCCAAGGCCGAGACCGCCGGCAACGCCGACTGGATCATCGGTACCAGTCAGCCGGACCCGCTTGGCCAGGATGCGACGCCCTCGGCGGAGACCGACTGGACGGGGGCGATCTCCTCCTGGGGCGTGGCCCTGCAGAAGACCGGCGCCTACTCGCTGAAGACGCTCCCTTCGGGCAACAGCATCACCTACGGCACCGCTTCGGCCCTGGACCTGCAGAATTTCGACACCTTCGTCCTCCCGGAGCCGAACGTCCTGCTGTCCTCGGCCGAGAAGGCGGCCGTGATGAACTTCGTGAAGAACGGTGGAGGCCTTTTCCTGGTTTCCGACCACACCGGCGCCGACCGCAACAACGACGGCTACGACGCGGTCGAGGTGATCAACGACCTGATGACCAACAACAGCGTCGACAGCACGGACCCGTTCGGCTTCTCCGTCGACTCGCTGAGCATCAGCACCGACGACCCCAAAGCCATCAACGACTCCTCGAACGCCGTCCTGCACGGTTCCTTCGGCACGGTCGGCGGCAGCATCATCCGCAGCGGCACGACCGCCACCCTCAAGCCGGCCGACAACCCCGCCGTCAAGGGCCTCGTCTACCGGACCGGTTACTCCGGCAACACCGGCGCCTTCTTCGCCACCAGCAGCTTCGGCAGCGGCCGGGTCGCGTTCTGGGGCGACAGCTCGCCGATCGACGACGGCACCGGCCAGTCCGGCAACACCCTGTACGACGGCTGGAACGACCCCGCCGGCACCGATGCCGCCCTGGCTCTCAACGCGACCGAATGGCTCTCCGGGGCGACCGGCGGCGGGGGTGGCACCACCTGCACGCCGGCGCAACTGCTCGGCAACCCCGGCTTCGAGTCGGGCAGTTCCGCCTGGTCCGCCACCAGCGGGGTCATCACCGACGACAGCGGCGAGGCCGCCCGCACCGGCTCCTACAAGGCGTGGCTGAGCGGATACGGGACCACCCACACCGACACGCTCTCCCAGCCGGTGACCATTCCGGCCGGCTGCGCCGCCACCCTCAGCTTCTACCTTCACATCGACACGGCGGAGACGACCACGACCACGTCCTACGACACACTCAAGGCCCAGGTCGTGAACAGCAGCGGCACGGTTCTGTCCACCCTTGCCACGTACTCCAACCTCAACGCGGCAGGCGGCTACACCCAGCGCAGCTTCAGTCTCGGCGCCTACGCCGGGCAGACGGTGACGGTCAAGTTCACCGGAACCGAAGGGTCCACGCTGCAGACGTCGTTCGTCATCGACGACACCACGCTCAACGTGAGCTGA
- a CDS encoding OmpA family protein, translating into MTSTRTRLRPGHAVGRAVAVAMLMAGTSVFGVSTALADDGPSVPPGTEASSEPPVKVDGNDPDLKMPDGGTLAPGKVLDIIQVVEDMGGEERREDSNASIKFALQAEVLFGKDSAKLSSAAKSRIAAVAAEIKKQNATKVRVFGFTDNLGSSAHGDVLSKQRADAVHSVLAQSLDPNVTFEIRGYGEQYPIASNANEEGRKKNRRVEVSFPRGNAS; encoded by the coding sequence ATGACCAGTACACGCACAAGGCTCAGGCCAGGTCATGCCGTGGGGCGCGCCGTCGCGGTGGCGATGCTCATGGCCGGCACCAGCGTCTTCGGAGTCTCGACCGCCCTCGCGGACGACGGTCCGAGTGTGCCTCCCGGTACGGAGGCGTCGTCGGAGCCACCCGTCAAGGTGGACGGGAACGACCCCGACCTGAAGATGCCCGACGGTGGCACGCTCGCGCCGGGCAAGGTCCTCGACATCATCCAGGTCGTCGAGGACATGGGTGGCGAGGAGCGTCGCGAGGACAGCAACGCGAGCATCAAGTTCGCGCTCCAGGCCGAAGTCCTCTTCGGCAAGGACAGCGCGAAGCTGAGTTCGGCCGCCAAGTCCCGTATCGCGGCCGTCGCTGCCGAGATCAAGAAGCAGAACGCCACCAAGGTGCGCGTCTTCGGCTTCACCGACAATCTCGGTTCCTCCGCACACGGCGACGTGCTGTCCAAGCAGCGTGCCGACGCGGTGCATTCGGTGCTGGCCCAGTCGCTCGACCCGAACGTCACCTTCGAGATCCGCGGCTACGGCGAGCAGTACCCGATCGCCAGCAACGCCAACGAAGAGGGCCGGAAGAAGAACCGGCGCGTGGAGGTCTCCTTCCCGCGCGGCAACGCTTCCTGA
- a CDS encoding DUF5936 domain-containing protein: protein MDLLLALVVGLAVFGAIAGIRMYRADAKLPGDLAIALEVGATRTGAVGSGIDRLGMRWAPMVLRMMGPKAVNKKRRQIDMAGNPGGLTIDRYAARRFVYGVLGLLGAFSMILRGQLFLSLLLIGFGLFWVEVGIWSAVRVRKDHIERTLPDFLDVLAVVVSAGLGFRQALGRVADKYEGPWADELRITLRQMDMGVSRRQAFEELRKRNDSEQVAMFVTTLQQGEELGAPIVDTLIQIANDMRRTDAQNARRKAARAVPKATFAVTTFLLPGTLVLLTVGFVYGADVDFSFLTGG from the coding sequence ATGGACCTGTTGCTTGCGCTCGTCGTGGGTCTCGCGGTGTTCGGAGCCATCGCCGGCATCCGGATGTACCGGGCCGACGCCAAACTCCCCGGCGACCTCGCCATCGCCCTGGAGGTCGGCGCCACCCGCACCGGCGCGGTGGGTTCCGGCATCGACCGGCTCGGCATGCGCTGGGCCCCCATGGTGCTGAGGATGATGGGCCCCAAGGCCGTCAACAAGAAGCGCCGCCAGATCGACATGGCGGGCAACCCCGGTGGTCTGACCATCGACCGCTACGCCGCCCGCCGCTTCGTCTACGGTGTCCTCGGCCTGCTCGGCGCCTTCTCGATGATCCTGCGCGGCCAGCTCTTCCTCTCCCTTCTGCTGATCGGCTTCGGTCTGTTCTGGGTGGAGGTCGGCATCTGGTCGGCGGTCCGGGTCCGCAAGGACCACATCGAGCGGACGCTCCCCGACTTCCTCGACGTGCTGGCGGTCGTCGTCTCGGCGGGCCTCGGCTTCCGCCAGGCACTGGGGCGCGTCGCCGACAAGTACGAGGGCCCGTGGGCCGACGAACTCCGTATCACCCTGCGTCAGATGGACATGGGTGTCAGTCGTCGCCAGGCCTTCGAGGAGCTGCGCAAGCGCAACGACTCGGAACAGGTCGCGATGTTCGTGACCACGCTCCAGCAGGGCGAGGAGCTGGGCGCCCCGATCGTCGACACACTGATCCAGATCGCCAACGACATGCGGCGTACGGATGCCCAGAACGCCCGCCGGAAGGCCGCCAGGGCCGTTCCGAAGGCCACCTTCGCGGTCACGACCTTCCTGCTCCCGGGAACCCTGGTCCTGCTGACGGTCGGCTTCGTCTACGGAGCCGACGTCGACTTCAGCTTCCTCACGGGCGGATGA
- a CDS encoding dihydrofolate reductase family protein: protein MRKLIYGMNLTLDGYIAAPGDDIGWSVPSDELFQFWSDQLQATDLSLYGRKLWQTMSSYWPTGDQQPNATPAEIEFARRWRDMSKVVFSSTIDKVDWNTRLVTGDAVAEITRLKAEDGGPMDIGGATLAGAAMRAGLIDEYVLATAPVLVGGGTPFFTALDNWVNLNLVETRTLPCGVILTRYETRR from the coding sequence ATGCGGAAACTGATCTACGGCATGAACCTGACCCTGGACGGCTACATCGCCGCGCCCGGCGACGACATCGGCTGGAGCGTGCCGAGCGACGAGCTGTTCCAGTTTTGGTCCGACCAGTTGCAGGCGACCGACCTGTCGCTGTACGGGCGCAAGCTGTGGCAGACGATGAGCTCCTACTGGCCGACCGGCGACCAGCAGCCCAACGCCACCCCGGCGGAGATCGAGTTCGCGCGCCGCTGGCGGGACATGTCGAAGGTGGTGTTCTCCTCGACGATCGACAAGGTCGACTGGAACACCCGCCTGGTCACCGGCGACGCGGTCGCCGAGATCACCCGGCTCAAGGCCGAGGACGGCGGCCCGATGGACATCGGCGGCGCGACGCTCGCCGGGGCGGCCATGCGGGCCGGGCTGATTGACGAGTACGTGCTGGCCACCGCGCCGGTCCTGGTGGGCGGCGGCACGCCGTTCTTCACCGCGCTGGACAACTGGGTGAACCTCAACCTGGTGGAGACGCGGACGCTTCCCTGCGGCGTGATCCTGACCAGGTACGAGACGAGGCGCTGA